Proteins co-encoded in one Pocillopora verrucosa isolate sample1 chromosome 1, ASM3666991v2, whole genome shotgun sequence genomic window:
- the LOC131796419 gene encoding large ribosomal subunit protein uL4B-like: MAARPLITVYDEAGENVGQTTLPAVFKAPIRPDVVGFVHTNMAKNKRQPYAVNKLAGHQTSAESWGTGRAVARIPRVRGGGTHRSGQGAFGNMCRGGRMFAPTKTWRRWHRKINQKQRRYAMCSALAASALPALVMARGHHVDEIPEVPLVVSDGIESLQKTSAAVKLLKSINAYGDVEKCKESKKIRAGKGKMRNRRTVMRKGPLIIYNEDHGVKKAFRNLPGVDILSVDRLNLLKLCPGGHLGRFCIWSKGAIEKLDALYGTGKKPSTEKKDFNLPKTIMSNADLNRLINSEEIQSVIRPAGPKRTRRAIRKKNPLKNLGVLMKLNPHAKSVKRAEMLTVERRRAAKEAVLSKKREGK, encoded by the exons ATG GCGGCTAGACCATTAATAACAGTATACGATGAGGCAGGAGAAAATGTTGGACAGACCACCCTGCCTGCTGTTTTCAAAGCTCCCATTCGTCCTGATGTTGTGGGCTTTGTCCACACCAACATGGCCAAGAACAAACGGCAACCTTATGCTGTGAACAAGCTTGCAGGTCATCAGACATCTGCTGAGTCCTGGGGTACTGGTCGTGCTGTTGCCAGGATTCCTCGTGTGAGAGGTGGTGGTACACACCGCTCAGGCCAGGGTGCTTTTGGCAAT ATGTGTAGAGGTGGACGTATGTTTGCTCCTACAAAAACCTGGCGACGCTGGCATCGAAAGATCAATCAGAAACAGCGCCGATATGCTATGTGCTCAGCCCTGGCTGCTTCTGCCCTCCCTGCTCTTGTGATGGCTCGTGGTCACCATGTTGATGAGATCCCTGAGGTTCCATTGGTTGTTTCAGATGGAATTGAATCCCTTCAGAAGACTAGTGCTGCAGTGAAGCTCCTCAAGTCAATAAATGCTTATGGAGATGTAGAAAAATGCAAGGAGTCGAAGAAGATCCGTGCAGGCAAA GGCAAGATGCGCAACCGTAGAACTGTGATGCGCAAAGGGCCCCTCATCATCTACAACGAAGATCATGGAGTGAAAAAGGCTTTTCGCAATTTACCAGGGGTTGATATCTTGTCAGTGGATCGTCTGAATCTTCTGAAGCTTTGCCCTGGTGGTCACCTAGGCAG GTTTTGCATCTGGAGCAAGGGAGCAATCGAGAAGCTTGATGCCTTGTATGGAACAGGAAAGAAACCATCCACAGAAAAGAAGGATTTCAA TCTTCCCAAAACAATCATGAGCAATGCTGACCTCAATCGCCTCATCAACAGTGAGGAGATACAGTCTGTTATCAGACCTGCTGG aCCTAAGAGGACCCGCCGAGCAATCCGTAAGAAGAATCCACTCAAGAATTTGGGCGTGCTGATGAAGCTGAACCCTCACGCTAAGAGTGTCAAACGTGCTGAGATGCTGACTGTAGAGCGGAGAAGGGCTGCTAAAGAGGCAGTACTGAGCAAgaagagagaaggaaaataa
- the LOC131796449 gene encoding uncharacterized protein: MDAEDVLKLIKFTSTVATGVIAGGAIYINLAEHPARMQLDDVQSLHRQWRESFDRAKYLMAGTSLLPIAGGIAAFAIDQSKGKPWLITAGLMAFNMPYTALAMKSRVIDPIYDYEVAAKMDPGKVRDTVDKWNTFHKVRTIIDVSTLAWCVYNLVYN; this comes from the coding sequence ATGGACGCTGAAGATGTACTGAAGCTGATAAAATTCACCTCAACGGTAGCCACGGGTGTTATAGCTGGCGGTGCAATCTACATCAACCTTGCAGAGCATCCTGCAAGAATGCAACTTGATGATGTTCAATCGCTTCATCGCCAATGGCGAGAGAGCTTCGATCGAGCGAAGTACTTGATGGCCGGGACATCGCTGCTGCCGATTGCTGGAGGAATAGCAGCATTTGCTATCGATCAGAGCAAAGGGAAACCTTGGCTGATTACTGCCGGGCTGATGGCATTCAATATGCCGTACACAGCTCTCGCCATGAAGTCGCGCGTCATAGATCCCATTTATGATTATGAAGTTGCTGCAAAGATGGATCCCGGAAAAGTGAGAGACACTGTGGATAAATGGAACACTTTTCACAAAGTCCGCACCATAATAGATGTGTCTACACTGGCCTGGTGTGTGTACAATCTTGTTTACAACTGA
- the LOC131796443 gene encoding microfibril-associated glycoprotein 4, with amino-acid sequence MFVHIYGAIFVVFVLSVLCEVPVGNAAPSEIQDKYPCPVCKLLKKILQQNENIEKKIDLLLEEGDNCSQVTDCADIYKSGHETSDVYTIHPHDQKPFDVFCDQTTDGGGWTVFQKRLDGSVDFYRGWNDYQVGFGNLQGEFWLGLDKLHGLTINNKKRYELRVDLEDTSGNQVYAAYDYFAVSSGNSNYQLSLGTYHGTAGDSLSGHKSLSFTTKDKDNDLYSSNCAVLYHGAWWYGKCHSSNLNGAYHHGAHASYADGVNWRTWKGYHYSAKRAEMKIRPDDWIPL; translated from the exons ATGTTTGTGCACATTTACGGGgcaatttttgttgtttttgttctgtcGGTCCTCTGCGAAGTACCCGTTGGGAACGCGGCCCCTTCAGAGATACAGGATAAGTATCCCTGTCCTGTTTgtaaacttttgaaaaagattttgcAGCAAAACGAAAATATCGAGAAAAAGATCGATTTGCTTCTTGAAGAGGGCGACAACTGTTCACAAG TAACAGACTGTGCTGATATCTACAAGAGCGGTCATGAAACCAGCGATGTGTACACGATCCACCCACATGATCAAAAGCCCTTCGATGTTTTCTGTGACCAGACCACTGATGGCGGAGGCTGGACAGTGTTTCAGAAGAGACTGGACGGCTCCGTTGATTTCTACCGCGGGTGGAATGACTATCAGGTGGGGTTTGGGAACCTGCAGGGCGAGTTTTGGCTGGGACTTGACAAGTTACACGGTCTGACTATTAACAACAAGAAGCGATACGAACTGCGCGTGGATTTGGAGGATACCTCAGGCAACCAAGTTTATGCTGCGTATGATTACTTTGCTGTGTCAAGTGGAAATTCCAATTATCAACTGAGCCTTGGAACATACCATG GAACTGCTGGTGATTCGCTGTCCGGTCACAAAAGTTTGTCGTTCACCACAAAGGACAAAGACAATGATCTTTACAGCAGTAACTGTGCCGTTTTGTACCATGGCGCTTGGTGGTACGGGAAATGTCACTCTTCCAATTTGAACGGCGCTTACCATCATGGCGCCCATGCCTCCTACGCTGACGGGGTAAACTGGCGCACCTGGAAGGGGTACCATTACTCCGCGAAAAGGGCTGAGATGAAAATTCGGCCCGATGATTGGATCCCATTGTAG
- the LOC131796431 gene encoding uncharacterized protein yields MGFGLDDLFPYLEVISTVAAGMFVGGAVYINVVEHPARMTIQDTSSCHKEWMESFDRAKVFQSRLALVSIISGAGAYYCNPKKGLPFLVGGGLIATIFPYTLFVLKPNSIDPIYDKEVTARKSEGVVRETIDKWNSYHMVRSIITFPVFVGYVLYLSSGHKKFW; encoded by the coding sequence ATGGGGTTTGGTTTGGACGACTTGTTTCCATATCTCGAGGTCATTTCCACCGTTGCAGCGGGTATGTTTGTCGGAGGTGCGGTGTACATCAATGTTGTTGAACATCCCGCCCGAATGACGATTCAAGATACTTCATCTTGTCACAAAGAGTGGATGGAAAGTTTCGATCGAGCGAAGGTTTTCCAGAGTCGCTTGGCGTTAGTCTCTATAATTTCTGGAGCTGGTGCATACTACTGTAACCCAAAAAAGGGTCTTCCTTTCCTTGTCGGAGGAGGTCTGATTGCAACGATCTTCCCGTATACGCTGTTCGTTCTGAAACCAAACTCGATTGACCCCATTTACGACAAAGAAGTGACCGCCAGAAAGAGTGAGGGTGTCGTAAGGGAGACCATAGACAAGTGGAACAGCTATCACATGGTCAGAAGCATTATTACCTTTCCAGTTTTTGTGGGATACGTCTTGTACCTTTCCAGTGGCCATAAAAAGTTCTGGTGA
- the LOC131796382 gene encoding uncharacterized HIT-like protein Synpcc7942_1390, whose translation MASIILRRTNFYASRLFLTAAAALSVAPKILTAEFCSTGKCNDEVEKAKLASVAAEKYQPQDTIFGKILRKEIPADIIYEDDKAIAFRDVNPVAPTHVLVIPRKPITQLAASTEEDIPLLGHLLWVAKKVAEQENLKDSGYRIVINNGRDGAQSVYHLHIHVIGGRQMSWPPG comes from the exons ATGGCTTCGATTATATTACGCCGAACCAATTTTTACGCCAGTAGACTCTTTTTAACAGCGGCTGCAGCTCTGAGTGTAGCTCCAAAGATACTTACGGCCGAGTTCTGCAGTACTGGAAAGTGCAATGATGAAGTTGAGAAAGCCAAACTCGCCTCCGTGGCGGCTGAGAAATATCAGCCCCAAGACACAATTTTCGGCAAGATCTTGCGAAAAGAAATTCCTGCTGATATAATTTATGAAGACGATAAG GCTATTGCTTTCCGCGATGTCAATCCTGTGGCACCCACACATGTTTTGGTGATTCCACGTAAACCTATAACACAACTAGCGGCAAGCACTGAAGAAGACATTCCT CTTTTAGGTCATTTGCTGTGGGTAGCAAAGAAAGTTGCTGAGCAAGAAAACCTGAAAGATAGTGGATATAGGATTG tgatCAATAATGGACGTGATGGTGCTCAATCAGTGTATCACCTTCATATTCATGTTATTGGTGGACGACAAATGTCCTGGCCACCTGGCTGA